The following proteins are encoded in a genomic region of Neisseria perflava:
- a CDS encoding TonB-dependent receptor, translated as MKRKHLVYLLMSGFAAANGFAETLADPDEIQPVKTFSPPKPITPTAAQGYFPENQFDRTDRSDHYFVTENIDQAFRPLKANSGFYGKSFYNSITAQARGAKVYGVANLNHTKANGYKDGDGNQTDWKYSRFNQALVLGFVPSENQEYRLTYLHDDINNDRQPQFVNDALDTERHIAKLNARWGNADLSNTVSAEAGVIKLKRRADNYSLRPNNTPQQMFVELDRKVYDFSLKHDADFGKFHNTAAVSYRNDSQNGERNAHTAMRDFLNGYRFADVHIDRWRIADTLSYKFNDQHKLGLGLSYELNEADIRKNTTQPENPIKPGFPFASSQQIWKTHYGYDFNGKVRRHAFSGELKYDFTPSETQKYSVSLAHLERIGDNTERFNSLAAIVQNRMNGALMNRTPAAAIAGNPLLKTEKHNRIKLTADSRNDYYNGYMNSLAGAGWNVGGTLVADKVKDLIIFDRAHGQSGTASKGGGIITRNVDARLFTAQAYARYNFNPHWAAGIKAAYNYGHNETDGRPLYQIRPFEAAVQADYKNYFAHGSYNIGAATRFVAKQTRGDFDTASGLGIDKREAAKGFTVADVYAGVNFKDKYGLRLGVNNVFNKKYAEYISGDHVLALSPGVVYAPGRTYWLSLHAAF; from the coding sequence CGCAAACGGCTTTGCCGAAACCTTGGCAGACCCCGATGAAATCCAGCCTGTCAAAACCTTTTCCCCTCCCAAACCGATTACTCCGACCGCCGCACAAGGCTATTTCCCCGAAAACCAATTCGACCGCACCGACCGTAGCGATCATTACTTTGTTACCGAAAACATAGACCAAGCCTTCCGTCCATTAAAAGCAAACAGCGGTTTTTACGGCAAAAGCTTTTACAATTCCATTACCGCGCAAGCGCGCGGGGCGAAAGTGTACGGCGTGGCCAACCTCAATCACACCAAAGCCAACGGCTATAAAGACGGAGACGGCAATCAAACAGATTGGAAATACAGCCGTTTCAATCAAGCTTTGGTACTCGGTTTCGTGCCGTCTGAAAATCAAGAATACCGCCTCACCTATCTACACGATGACATCAACAACGACCGCCAGCCGCAGTTCGTTAACGACGCATTGGACACCGAGCGCCACATCGCCAAACTCAACGCGCGTTGGGGCAATGCCGATTTGAGCAATACGGTCAGCGCGGAAGCGGGCGTCATCAAACTCAAACGCCGCGCCGACAATTACTCCCTGCGCCCAAACAACACGCCGCAACAAATGTTTGTAGAGCTTGACCGCAAAGTTTACGACTTCTCGCTCAAACACGACGCAGATTTCGGTAAGTTCCACAACACGGCAGCCGTCAGCTACCGCAACGACAGCCAAAACGGCGAGCGCAACGCCCACACCGCCATGCGCGACTTCCTCAACGGCTACCGTTTCGCCGATGTGCATATCGACCGCTGGCGCATCGCCGATACCCTGTCTTACAAGTTCAACGACCAACACAAACTGGGCTTGGGCTTAAGCTACGAACTCAACGAAGCGGACATTCGCAAAAATACGACACAGCCTGAAAACCCAATAAAACCCGGTTTCCCCTTCGCCTCATCACAACAAATCTGGAAAACCCATTACGGCTACGACTTCAACGGCAAAGTGCGCCGTCATGCCTTCTCCGGTGAACTCAAATACGATTTCACGCCGTCTGAAACGCAAAAATACAGCGTTTCCCTTGCTCACTTAGAACGCATCGGCGACAACACCGAACGCTTCAACTCGCTTGCCGCCATCGTGCAAAACCGCATGAACGGCGCGCTGATGAACCGAACCCCAGCTGCCGCCATCGCAGGCAATCCCCTACTGAAAACCGAAAAACACAACCGCATCAAGCTTACCGCCGACAGCCGCAACGACTACTACAACGGCTATATGAACTCGTTGGCAGGCGCGGGCTGGAACGTGGGCGGCACGCTTGTGGCGGACAAAGTCAAAGACCTGATTATTTTTGACCGCGCACACGGACAAAGCGGTACGGCTTCCAAAGGCGGCGGCATCATCACACGCAACGTGGACGCGAGATTGTTTACCGCTCAGGCCTACGCGCGTTACAACTTCAATCCGCATTGGGCGGCAGGCATCAAAGCCGCCTACAACTACGGACACAACGAAACCGACGGCAGGCCGCTCTATCAAATCCGCCCGTTTGAAGCCGCCGTCCAAGCCGACTATAAAAACTACTTTGCCCACGGCAGCTACAACATCGGCGCCGCAACACGCTTTGTCGCCAAACAAACGCGCGGCGATTTTGACACGGCAAGCGGTCTGGGCATAGACAAACGCGAAGCCGCCAAAGGCTTTACCGTTGCCGACGTGTACGCAGGCGTAAACTTCAAAGACAAATACGGCTTACGCTTGGGCGTAAACAACGTGTTCAACAAAAAATACGCCGAATACATCAGCGGCGACCACGTCCTCGCCCTGTCCCCCGGCGTGGTATATGCACCGGGCAGGACATATTGGTTGAGTTTACATGCGGCATTTTAA
- a CDS encoding ABC transporter substrate-binding protein, whose product MELKRRDFLKMTAALAAAGVSPSLLAAGKEQFTVYGAPAMPSVTIAVAALQGKLAKQADVSLKIWRSPDQLRAGVASGQFKVMMSPSNVGVNLRNQGQKVGMVNILTNGITQLMCKGSAITSPQDLVGKKILVPFKNDMPDIVLQALLKKLKIDAHKVGITYTATPPEAVGLFLSKDYHAAILPEPMATASLLKGKTMGVNVVRGFDLVKAWGQAFDTKPLIPMAGIIANEEYFHAHKAQFDLFHQDLKNALNWILANRQSAAKIGKNYLPAPEPALVMGLDGARLTVTKGSEVKNEILKFYEILMQFNPKLLGGKLPDNGFFLA is encoded by the coding sequence ATGGAACTGAAAAGACGCGATTTCTTAAAAATGACCGCCGCGCTGGCAGCCGCAGGCGTTTCGCCTTCATTGTTGGCAGCCGGTAAAGAACAATTTACCGTGTACGGCGCACCGGCAATGCCTAGCGTTACCATCGCCGTAGCGGCGTTACAAGGCAAGCTGGCGAAGCAGGCGGATGTATCGCTGAAAATTTGGCGTTCGCCCGACCAACTGCGTGCAGGCGTAGCAAGCGGACAATTTAAAGTCATGATGAGCCCGAGCAATGTCGGTGTAAACCTGCGCAACCAAGGGCAGAAAGTCGGCATGGTGAATATTTTAACCAACGGCATCACGCAGCTGATGTGCAAAGGCAGCGCGATTACCTCGCCGCAGGATTTGGTCGGCAAAAAAATCCTTGTGCCGTTTAAAAACGACATGCCCGACATCGTGCTGCAAGCCTTGTTGAAAAAACTGAAAATCGACGCGCATAAAGTCGGCATTACCTACACCGCCACGCCGCCCGAAGCAGTCGGCCTATTTTTGAGCAAGGACTACCATGCCGCCATCCTGCCCGAACCGATGGCAACCGCCAGCCTACTGAAAGGCAAAACCATGGGCGTAAACGTCGTGCGCGGTTTTGATTTGGTAAAAGCATGGGGACAGGCGTTTGACACCAAACCGCTGATTCCGATGGCGGGCATCATCGCCAACGAAGAATATTTCCACGCACACAAGGCGCAGTTCGACCTCTTCCATCAGGATTTGAAAAACGCGCTCAACTGGATACTGGCCAACCGCCAAAGCGCCGCGAAAATTGGCAAAAACTACCTACCCGCCCCCGAACCCGCCCTAGTCATGGGCTTGGACGGCGCGCGGCTGACGGTAACCAAGGGCAGCGAAGTGAAGAACGAGATTTTGAAGTTTTACGAAATCCTAATGCAGTTCAACCCGAAACTTCTAGGCGGCAAGCTGCCGGATAACGGATTCTTCTTGGCTTAA
- a CDS encoding ATP-dependent nuclease, producing the protein MKLKSINIKRFRSINDLKLEIDTSNNFISICGPNNVGKTNVLRALNLFFNPSSYVFENDTPYLKQNTRGGSIATEINLQFEDKGVIYEITKKIQMKKGKLDITDVGLLYKEGTKKKEDKKILDSSKISELIKGFVFFYIPAINVSFPELINLIINDVYEIEFINSRFSGLKGELKTSFEKYNKGLVDVLNRLAEEINPLFQKFNENWSVEFKSNIEVKKFQDLISKDISFHIDDKAGFNNEGKGSGLQKLGFILLHQKIIEKLSRSKKKNIIFCIDEPDAFLHRGLQLRLKEILYDISNEYQVIVTTHSPEFIDSSTLKNVILLDQDIGGGKVYARTKSYMNPINTISIDLSKEDGARKIREYLGLEEDKTDLLDNYNLFVEGDCDKKYISELCEFFKIETKRIFSINGVNKYDKTLDFYDDWYSDSTKKPKITLLFDNDDEGRKCYKLIKGKKFKNIQVDCKFIPTRTGDLPDLSNLQNVRSNLEIEDFIYPELIFYLSSLLLSRKNITKFSFNELDRKLKNKGFADGGILASMDLLLKDKNPNGIGALNFRTSNMKGGLASHFNLSGNKKMTSLLIDADKKYPEVKKFLIDIMHKN; encoded by the coding sequence ATGAAGCTTAAAAGCATAAATATTAAAAGATTTAGATCTATTAATGATTTGAAATTAGAGATCGATACAAGTAATAATTTTATTAGTATATGTGGACCTAATAATGTAGGGAAGACGAATGTACTTCGAGCTCTAAATTTATTTTTCAATCCTAGTAGTTATGTTTTTGAAAACGATACACCATATTTAAAACAAAATACCAGAGGTGGATCTATTGCAACGGAAATTAATCTTCAGTTTGAAGATAAAGGAGTTATATATGAGATAACTAAAAAGATTCAGATGAAAAAAGGAAAACTAGATATAACAGACGTAGGACTTTTGTATAAAGAGGGAACTAAAAAGAAAGAAGATAAAAAAATCTTGGATTCTAGTAAAATTTCAGAATTAATTAAAGGTTTTGTATTTTTCTATATTCCAGCAATTAATGTATCATTTCCTGAGTTGATTAACCTAATTATTAATGATGTATATGAAATTGAATTTATTAATTCTAGGTTTTCAGGTCTAAAAGGGGAACTGAAGACCTCTTTTGAAAAATATAATAAAGGGTTAGTAGATGTTTTGAACCGACTGGCAGAAGAGATAAATCCATTATTTCAAAAGTTTAATGAGAATTGGTCGGTAGAATTTAAAAGTAATATTGAAGTGAAAAAATTCCAAGATTTGATTTCGAAGGATATTAGTTTTCACATCGATGATAAGGCTGGATTTAATAATGAAGGAAAAGGTTCAGGCCTACAAAAATTAGGCTTTATACTCCTACATCAGAAAATTATAGAAAAACTATCAAGATCAAAGAAGAAAAATATAATATTTTGTATTGATGAGCCCGATGCTTTTTTACATAGAGGTCTTCAATTAAGATTAAAAGAGATTTTATATGATATATCAAATGAATATCAGGTAATTGTTACAACACACTCTCCTGAGTTCATTGACTCATCTACACTTAAAAACGTAATTTTATTAGATCAGGATATTGGGGGAGGGAAAGTTTATGCAAGAACTAAATCCTATATGAATCCTATCAATACTATCTCTATAGATCTATCTAAAGAAGATGGTGCTAGAAAGATACGGGAATATTTAGGTCTCGAAGAAGATAAAACAGATCTTTTGGATAATTATAATCTCTTTGTCGAAGGAGATTGTGATAAAAAGTATATTTCTGAATTATGTGAATTTTTCAAAATAGAGACAAAAAGGATATTTTCTATTAATGGCGTAAATAAATATGATAAAACTTTGGATTTTTATGATGATTGGTATTCTGATTCAACTAAAAAACCCAAAATTACGTTACTTTTTGATAATGACGATGAAGGAAGAAAGTGTTATAAATTGATTAAAGGAAAAAAATTTAAAAATATTCAAGTGGATTGTAAGTTTATTCCTACCAGAACTGGAGATTTACCAGATTTAAGTAATTTGCAGAATGTTAGAAGTAATTTAGAAATTGAGGATTTTATATACCCAGAGCTAATCTTCTATTTATCATCGTTATTACTTTCTAGAAAAAATATTACAAAATTTTCTTTTAATGAGTTAGATAGAAAATTAAAGAATAAAGGGTTTGCGGATGGTGGTATATTAGCTTCAATGGATCTATTATTAAAGGATAAAAATCCTAATGGTATAGGGGCACTAAACTTTCGTACCTCAAATATGAAAGGAGGGTTGGCTTCTCACTTTAATCTTTCTGGCAATAAAAAAATGACTAGTTTGTTAATTGATGCTGATAAAAAATATCCAGAAGTTAAAAAATTCTTAATTGATATTATGCATAAAAATTAA
- a CDS encoding ABC transporter permease, protein MIKTDKIRKPQPAVFYIIDYLWSGFAGLSVAMVVVALWAWGSAVFGEFMLPAPVEVFQKSFDLLKHFQENEIGISLWRSVVGISIALVAGLAAGLVAGSFKTAMALLKPVITILLAMPPIIWVVMALFWFGFGNPSVLFTIIVLVAPLTFASAAVGMASVNKQHEELFDAYKLGRLKKIRYLYIPHLTGYVISSIGVAVAMGVKVVIMAELLGASEGVGARIADARAMLETSTVMAYVVLVIVFVSLFEYLITKPLEILFMPWRR, encoded by the coding sequence ATGATTAAAACCGACAAAATCCGCAAACCGCAGCCTGCGGTGTTTTACATCATCGACTACCTTTGGAGCGGCTTTGCCGGTTTGAGCGTGGCGATGGTGGTGGTGGCGTTGTGGGCGTGGGGCAGTGCCGTGTTCGGTGAGTTTATGCTGCCTGCGCCGGTGGAGGTGTTTCAAAAGTCGTTTGATTTATTGAAACATTTTCAGGAAAACGAAATCGGCATTTCGCTGTGGCGGTCGGTGGTGGGGATTTCGATTGCTTTGGTAGCGGGATTGGCGGCGGGGCTGGTGGCGGGCAGTTTTAAGACGGCAATGGCGTTGCTCAAGCCTGTGATTACGATTTTGTTGGCGATGCCGCCGATTATTTGGGTGGTGATGGCTCTGTTTTGGTTCGGTTTCGGCAATCCGAGCGTGTTGTTTACCATCATTGTGTTGGTTGCGCCGCTGACGTTTGCGAGTGCGGCGGTCGGGATGGCGAGCGTGAACAAGCAGCATGAGGAGTTGTTTGACGCTTATAAATTAGGCCGTCTGAAAAAAATCCGTTATCTGTATATCCCGCATCTGACGGGCTATGTGATTTCCAGCATCGGCGTGGCGGTGGCGATGGGGGTGAAGGTGGTGATTATGGCGGAACTCTTGGGCGCGAGCGAAGGCGTGGGCGCGCGGATTGCGGACGCGAGGGCGATGCTGGAGACTTCGACGGTGATGGCTTATGTGGTGTTGGTTATTGTGTTTGTGTCGCTGTTTGAATACCTGATTACCAAGCCTTTGGAAATTTTGTTTATGCCGTGGAGGAGATGA
- a CDS encoding ATP-binding cassette domain-containing protein, giving the protein MLCLENVRFEILRDPIVRDFSLNLQHGEVKALFGPSGCGKTTVLRLIAGLETPKSGTIRNTFRKTGFLFQENRLPGNLTAMQNIAIFMDKPDEGEIIALAAKVGLTAGDLNKYPTELSGGMAKRVAFLRLLLCGCDLALLDEPFVGLDRDLRDILVAMLVEKIERQGMACMLVTHDRFEAARLSHEIMLLSTKGMNVQNVITLPTPLSERDSAFEEAVVAREFQGIHYYE; this is encoded by the coding sequence ATGCTCTGTCTTGAAAACGTGCGTTTTGAAATTCTCCGCGACCCTATCGTGCGTGATTTCAGTTTGAACCTGCAACATGGCGAAGTGAAGGCCTTGTTCGGGCCGAGCGGCTGCGGCAAGACGACGGTTTTGCGGCTGATTGCGGGCTTGGAAACGCCGAAATCGGGCACGATACGCAATACTTTCCGCAAAACGGGTTTTCTGTTTCAGGAAAACCGCCTGCCGGGAAACTTGACCGCGATGCAGAATATCGCTATTTTTATGGACAAACCCGATGAAGGCGAAATCATCGCGCTGGCGGCGAAAGTCGGGCTGACTGCGGGCGATTTGAACAAATATCCGACCGAATTGTCCGGCGGCATGGCGAAACGGGTAGCATTTTTGCGCCTGCTGCTGTGCGGCTGCGACCTTGCCTTGCTGGACGAGCCGTTCGTCGGTTTGGACCGCGATTTGCGCGATATTTTGGTCGCCATGCTGGTGGAAAAAATCGAGCGGCAGGGCATGGCGTGTATGCTGGTAACGCACGACCGCTTCGAAGCCGCACGCCTGAGCCATGAAATCATGCTGCTTTCCACTAAGGGCATGAACGTGCAAAACGTGATTACCCTGCCTACGCCGCTGTCCGAACGCGATTCGGCTTTTGAAGAAGCCGTGGTGGCAAGAGAGTTTCAGGGGATTCATTATTATGAGTGA
- a CDS encoding CadD family cadmium resistance transporter, with product MFSTVITATVLYIATAVDLLVILLIFFARANTRKEYRDIYIGQYLGSVILILVSLFLAFVLHYVPEKWVLGLLGLIPIYLGIKVAIYDDCEGEKRAKKELDEKGLSKLVGIVALVTVASCGADNIGLFVPYFVTLDLVDLLVTLLVFLILIFVLVYTAQRLANISGVGEIVEKFSRWIMAVIYIGLGLFIIIENNTIQTIISIISII from the coding sequence ATGTTTTCGACTGTGATTACTGCTACTGTTTTATATATTGCTACAGCAGTAGATTTGTTGGTAATACTATTAATATTTTTTGCTAGAGCAAATACTAGAAAAGAATATCGAGATATTTATATCGGACAATATTTAGGTTCTGTAATTTTAATATTAGTTAGTTTATTTCTAGCTTTTGTTTTGCATTATGTTCCGGAAAAATGGGTGTTGGGTTTATTAGGTTTAATACCGATTTACTTAGGTATTAAAGTTGCTATTTACGACGATTGTGAGGGCGAAAAAAGAGCTAAAAAAGAATTGGATGAAAAAGGGTTGTCAAAATTAGTCGGTATTGTTGCTTTGGTTACAGTTGCTAGTTGTGGTGCAGATAATATTGGACTTTTTGTTCCTTACTTTGTGACTTTAGATCTTGTCGACTTATTAGTTACTCTTCTTGTATTTTTAATATTGATTTTTGTTTTAGTATATACAGCACAAAGATTGGCTAATATTTCAGGTGTTGGTGAAATTGTAGAGAAGTTTAGTCGTTGGATAATGGCTGTTATTTATATTGGTTTAGGATTATTTATTATTATTGAAAATAATACAATTCAAACAATAATATCAATAATATCAATAATATGA
- a CDS encoding NnrS family protein encodes MNKFFTHPMRPFFVGAAVLAILGALVFFISPGAVILHRQIFLELMLPAAYGGFLTAAMLEWTGYKGRLKPVATLMAALLLAASAILPFSPQTASFFVAAYWLVLLLFCSWLIWLDRNTDNFALLMLLAAFTAFQTAYATNGDLNLLRAQVHLNMAAVMFVSVRVSILLGAEALKECRLKDPVFIPNIVYKNIAITFLLLHAAAELWLPAQTAGFTALAVGFILLAKLRELHHHELLRKHYVCTYYLLQLFAAAGYLWTGAAKLQNLPSSAPLHLITLGGMIGGVIMVWLTAGLWHSGFTKLDYPKLCRIAVPLLFMAAISRAFLMNVNLIFFITVPAILTIAVFVLYLFTFVPIFQDNAFTDDPE; translated from the coding sequence ATGAATAAGTTTTTCACCCACCCCATGCGGCCGTTTTTCGTCGGTGCGGCGGTGCTTGCCATACTCGGCGCGTTGGTGTTTTTCATCAGCCCCGGTGCCGTCATTTTGCACCGCCAAATCTTCTTAGAACTCATGCTGCCTGCGGCATACGGCGGCTTCCTGACTGCAGCCATGCTCGAATGGACGGGTTATAAAGGCCGTCTGAAACCTGTCGCTACTTTGATGGCGGCATTGCTGCTCGCTGCATCTGCCATACTGCCCTTTTCGCCGCAAACTGCCTCGTTTTTTGTCGCCGCCTATTGGCTGGTATTGTTGCTGTTCTGCTCTTGGCTGATTTGGCTCGACCGAAACACTGACAACTTTGCCCTGCTAATGCTGCTCGCCGCATTTACTGCTTTTCAGACGGCCTATGCCACGAATGGCGATTTGAACTTACTTCGCGCGCAAGTACATCTGAACATGGCAGCTGTCATGTTTGTATCCGTCCGCGTCAGCATTCTTTTGGGCGCGGAAGCCCTTAAAGAATGCCGTCTGAAAGACCCTGTTTTTATTCCAAATATCGTTTATAAAAACATCGCCATTACTTTCCTGCTCTTGCACGCCGCCGCCGAACTTTGGCTGCCCGCGCAAACCGCCGGTTTTACCGCGCTTGCCGTCGGATTCATCCTGCTCGCCAAGCTGCGTGAGCTCCACCATCACGAACTCCTGCGCAAACACTACGTCTGCACTTATTACCTGCTCCAGCTCTTTGCCGCCGCAGGCTATCTGTGGACAGGCGCGGCAAAACTGCAAAATCTGCCCTCCTCCGCCCCATTACACCTGATTACCCTCGGCGGCATGATAGGTGGCGTGATAATGGTGTGGCTGACCGCCGGACTGTGGCATAGCGGCTTTACCAAACTCGACTACCCAAAACTCTGCCGCATTGCCGTCCCCCTGCTCTTTATGGCCGCCATCTCACGCGCTTTCTTGATGAACGTGAACCTGATATTTTTCATCACCGTTCCTGCGATTCTGACCATCGCCGTGTTCGTACTGTATCTTTTCACGTTTGTACCGATATTTCAGGATAATGCGTTTACGGATGATCCGGAATAA
- the pgi gene encoding glucose-6-phosphate isomerase → MKHLHDLPAWSKLWIHFDETKEQHMREMFDQDPERAERYWLQVGGLTLDYSKNRINDETMALLFELAREAGVPERMQQMFHGEKINTTENRAVLHVALRNRTNAPIVVDGEDVMPKVNHVLQRMGEFAHEVRSGSWLGYTNQVITDVVNIGIGGSDLGPLMMCTALKPFGHPRLNMHFVSNVDGSQLRDVLSKVHPETTLFIIASKTFTTQETLTNALTARKWFLDHAGDESAVAKHFVAVSTNQKAVAEFGIDTANMFEFWDWVGGRYSLWSAIGLPIMLYLGEENFIEMLNGAHLMDQHFINTPLERNLPVILALIGIWYINYYGGGSHVIAPYDQHLHRLPKFIQQLDMESNGKQVTLDGKPVGYETSPIIWGETGINGQHAFFQLLHQGTHITPIDLIASLEKRSNLQGHHEILLANVFAQAEAFMRGKTPDEVRAELQAQGMDEARIEELVPHKTFSGNRPTNLILMDKINPRNMGSLIAMYEHKTFVQGIIWGINSFDQWGVELGKQLAKTILAELTGETEVQKHDSSTTRLINLYLNANK, encoded by the coding sequence ATGAAACACCTTCACGATTTACCGGCTTGGTCAAAATTATGGATACATTTTGACGAAACCAAAGAACAACACATGCGCGAAATGTTCGATCAAGATCCCGAACGTGCCGAGCGTTACTGGCTGCAAGTCGGCGGCCTGACGCTGGATTATTCCAAAAACCGCATCAACGACGAAACCATGGCACTGTTGTTCGAACTGGCGCGTGAAGCAGGCGTACCGGAGCGGATGCAGCAAATGTTCCACGGCGAAAAAATCAATACGACGGAAAACCGCGCCGTTCTCCACGTCGCCCTGCGCAACCGCACCAACGCCCCTATCGTCGTGGATGGTGAGGATGTGATGCCTAAGGTCAACCATGTCCTGCAACGCATGGGCGAGTTCGCGCATGAAGTCCGCAGCGGCAGCTGGTTGGGCTATACCAACCAAGTCATCACCGACGTCGTCAACATCGGTATCGGCGGCTCTGACCTCGGCCCTCTGATGATGTGTACCGCGCTCAAGCCTTTCGGCCATCCGCGTTTGAACATGCACTTCGTCTCCAATGTGGACGGCTCCCAACTGCGCGACGTATTGTCCAAAGTCCACCCTGAAACTACGCTGTTCATTATTGCGTCCAAAACCTTTACCACCCAAGAAACCCTGACCAACGCCCTGACCGCGCGTAAATGGTTCTTGGATCATGCAGGCGATGAAAGCGCCGTGGCCAAACACTTCGTTGCCGTATCGACCAACCAAAAAGCCGTTGCCGAATTCGGTATCGATACCGCCAATATGTTTGAATTCTGGGATTGGGTCGGCGGACGGTACAGCCTGTGGTCGGCCATCGGCCTGCCGATTATGCTGTATCTCGGCGAAGAAAACTTCATCGAAATGCTCAACGGCGCGCACTTGATGGACCAACACTTCATCAACACGCCGCTGGAGCGCAACCTGCCGGTTATCCTTGCCCTTATCGGCATTTGGTACATCAACTACTACGGTGGCGGCAGCCACGTTATCGCGCCTTACGACCAACATCTCCACCGTCTGCCCAAATTCATCCAGCAGCTCGATATGGAGAGCAACGGCAAACAAGTGACCCTTGACGGTAAACCGGTCGGTTACGAAACTTCCCCGATTATTTGGGGTGAAACCGGTATCAACGGCCAGCACGCCTTCTTCCAACTGCTGCACCAAGGTACGCACATCACACCGATTGACCTCATCGCCTCTCTTGAAAAACGCAGCAATTTGCAAGGCCACCACGAAATCCTGTTGGCGAACGTCTTTGCCCAAGCCGAAGCCTTTATGCGCGGCAAAACGCCGGACGAAGTACGTGCCGAGCTTCAAGCACAAGGCATGGACGAAGCGCGTATCGAAGAGCTTGTTCCGCACAAAACCTTCTCCGGCAACCGCCCGACCAACCTTATCCTCATGGATAAAATCAACCCGCGCAATATGGGCAGCCTGATTGCCATGTACGAACACAAAACTTTCGTTCAAGGCATTATTTGGGGCATCAACAGCTTTGACCAATGGGGCGTAGAACTCGGCAAACAACTGGCCAAAACCATTCTTGCCGAATTGACCGGCGAGACCGAAGTGCAAAAACACGACAGCTCCACTACACGTCTGATTAATCTTTATTTAAACGCCAACAAATAA
- the hexR gene encoding DNA-binding transcriptional regulator HexR, with product MLSKISESLSNLSGAERKVAESALAEPKWFVHAAVAEIAERASVSQPTVIRFCRSLGYKGLPEFKLALSASIGHEGMPYVHEELNADDNMGSVVEKVLGNAAASLLGERRFLKESELENAIAILMHARRVEFYGVGNSGIVAQDAQHKFFRFGMSTVAYVDTHTQLMAASVLTEQDVLVAISNTGSSIELLDAASIAKENGAAVIALTRNDSPLAQMADCVLSIATQENAELYTPMVSRLLQLAVIDILAIGLALRLGDTASTQLQKSKKSIHNKHIEYDKD from the coding sequence ATGTTAAGCAAAATCAGCGAATCATTGTCCAACCTCTCCGGCGCAGAACGCAAAGTTGCCGAATCTGCGTTGGCCGAGCCGAAATGGTTCGTTCATGCCGCTGTGGCGGAAATCGCCGAGCGTGCTTCCGTCAGTCAGCCGACTGTAATCCGTTTCTGCCGCAGCTTGGGTTATAAAGGCTTGCCTGAGTTCAAACTCGCTTTGTCTGCCAGCATCGGCCACGAAGGCATGCCTTACGTTCATGAAGAATTAAACGCCGATGACAACATGGGCAGCGTGGTCGAAAAAGTATTGGGCAATGCCGCAGCCTCCCTTTTGGGCGAGCGCCGCTTCCTGAAAGAATCCGAGCTGGAAAACGCGATTGCCATTCTGATGCACGCGCGACGCGTTGAGTTTTATGGTGTCGGCAACTCCGGCATCGTTGCCCAAGATGCGCAACACAAATTCTTCCGCTTCGGTATGTCCACCGTTGCCTATGTCGATACGCATACCCAGCTGATGGCGGCTTCCGTGTTGACCGAGCAGGATGTGTTGGTGGCGATTTCCAATACCGGCTCATCTATCGAATTATTGGACGCGGCCAGTATCGCCAAAGAAAACGGCGCAGCCGTTATCGCGCTGACCCGCAATGATTCGCCGTTGGCTCAAATGGCCGACTGCGTATTGAGCATTGCCACTCAGGAAAATGCCGAGCTTTATACGCCTATGGTGTCCCGCCTTCTGCAACTAGCCGTTATCGACATTCTTGCTATTGGCTTGGCCTTACGCTTGGGCGATACCGCCAGCACGCAACTGCAAAAAAGTAAAAAAAGCATACATAACAAACACATCGAATACGATAAAGATTGA